One Setaria viridis chromosome 7, Setaria_viridis_v4.0, whole genome shotgun sequence genomic region harbors:
- the LOC117864292 gene encoding G-type lectin S-receptor-like serine/threonine-protein kinase At2g19130 — MRLLILLVLALHLSSHHTPAISAARSTEALFPGQSLATGDKLVSGNGKFALGFFQLAGAGSTTDSRWYLGIWFNKIPNFTPVWVAYREEPLTDPSSSELPFSDDGNLVLFDRATNSTIWSSQANATATTNATVLVLLDTGNLVLRRRSAAANASSSGALWQSFDHPTDTLLPDATIGLDRVTGRTRRLVSRKNMFDQSPGAYSMELGLAGVVRLLWNSSVPYWSSGDWDERYQYFSSVPGMTVRHLFEFTFVDDGREVSFAYHLRDEADTVYSFLDVSGQRKVLLWHESSQEWWTIYPHPELQCDVHAACGPFAVCTDGATSPCSCMRGFSVAAPDDWELGDRTAGCKRDIPLDCGGSGSSVAGLADRFYAVAAVSLPYDRRSVGGHVASAAECEQACLSTCSCSAYSFGSSGCNVWHGELFNVKHLQFAVADAAADDGEVLYLRLAAKEFQTRKKNRGMVIGGAIATGIAALSLVALILLLMAIARRNRRNFHTLNSLHGDSGLIAFRYRDLQRATRDFSDKIGAGGFGSVFKGSLDNSTTIAVKRLNGSYRVEKQFRAEVSSIGILQHTNLVRMAGFCCERGRRLLVYEHMPNLSLDVHLFRSDAAAAALSWSTRYRIAVGVARGLAYLHESCRDCVIHCDVKPQNILLDGSFGPKIADFGMAKLMARDLSRVLTTARGTVGYLAPEWIGGMAVTPKVDVYAYGMVLLEIVSGRMNSQEECGGGGGGDDDDDVVYFPVLAARKLLEGDVMSLVDRRLRGDAVVEEVERACKVACWCIQDSEVDRPTMGKVVQILEGLVEVEMPPVPRLLTAIAGRSHSACT; from the coding sequence ATGCGTCTCCTCATCCTGCTGGTACTAGCACTACATCTCTCCAGCCACCACACTCCCGCAATCTCTGCAGCCAGAAGCACGGAGGCACTCTTCCCCGGCCAGTCCCTCGCCACCGGCGACAAGCTCGTCTCCGGCAACGGCAAGTTCGCGCTCGGCTTCttccagctcgccggcgccggcagcaccactGATAGCCGCTGGTATCTTGGCATATGGTTCAATAAGATCCCCAATTTCACTCCCGTGTGGGTAGCATACAGGGAGGAGCCATTGACGGACCCAAGCTCATCCGAGCTCCCCTTCTCCGATGACGGCAACCTCGTCCTGTTCGACAGGGCCACCAACTCCACCATCTGGTCCAGCCAAGCCAACGCGACGGCGACAACCAACGCCACCGTGCTCGTGCTCCTGGACACCGGGAACCTCGTCCTGCGCCGGCGCTCGGCCGCCGCCAACGCGTCGTCATCCGGCgcgctgtggcagagcttcgaTCACCCGACGGACACCCTCCTCCCCGACGCGACGATCGGGCTCGACAGGGTCACCGGCCGCACCCGCCGCCTCGTCTCGAGGAAGAACATGTTCGACCAGTCCCCGGGCGCGTACTCCATGGagctcggcctcgccggcgtcgtccgGCTGCTGTGGAACTCGTCCGTGCCGTACTGGTCCAGCGGGGACTGGGACGAGCGGTACCAGTACTTCAGCTCGGTGCCGGGGATGACGGTGCGCCACCTGTTCGAATTCACCTTCGTCGACGACGGCCGGGAGGTGTCCTTCGCGTACCACCTGCGCGATGAGGCCGACACCGTGTACAGCTTCCTCGACGTGTCCGGGCAGAGGAAGGTCCTCCTCTGGCATGAGAGTTCGCAGGAATGGTGGACAATCTACCCGCACCCGGAGCTCCAGTGCGACGTGCACGCCGCCTGCGGACCCTTCGCGGTCTGCACCGACGGCGCGACCTCGCCGTGCAGCTGCATGAGGGGATTCTCCGTGGCGGCGCCTGATGACTGGGAGCTCGGTGACAGAACGGCCGGGTGCAAGAGGGACATTCCCCTGGATTGCGGTGGCAGCGGCAGTAGTGTCGCCGGACTGGCAGACAGGTTCTACGCCGTGGCAGCCGTGAGCTTGCCGTATGATCGACGGAGCGTTGGAGGACACGTCGCAAGCGCAGCTGAATGCGAGCAGGCTTGTCTGAGCACCTGCTCTTGTTCTGCTTATTCCTTCGGTAGCAGCGGTTGCAATGTGTGGCATGGTGAGCTGTTTAATGTGAAGCACCTGCAGTTTGCTGTTGCTGATGCCGCCGCTGATGACGGCGAAGTTCTTTACCTTCGCCTCGCTGCGAAGGAGTTTCAGACAAGGAAGAAGAACAGGGGGATGGTCATTGGAGGCGCCATCGCAACTGGTATTGCCGCTTTGAGTCTCGTAGCGCTCATCTTGCTCCTGATGGCGATTGCAAGAAGGAACAGAAGGAATTTTCACACGTTGAACAGTTTACACGGTGACAGTGGGCTGATCGCGTTCAGATACAGAGATCTCCAGAGAGCGACTAGGGATTTTTCAGACAAGATTGGAGCCGGGGGGTTCGGTTCCGTGTTCAAGGGATCGTTAGACAATTCCACGACCATCGCCGTCAAGAGGCTCAACGGCTCCTACCGAGTGGAGAAGCAGTTCAGGGCGGAGGTGAGCTCCATCGGCATCCTCCAGCACACAAACCTGGTCAGGATGGCCGGCTTCTGCTGCGAGCGCGGCAGGAGGCTGCTGGTCTACGAGCACATGCCCAACCTCTCCCTCGACGTCCACCTCTTCCggagcgacgccgccgccgccgccctgagCTGGAGCACCAGGTACCGGATCGCGGTCGGCGTCGCGCGGGGCCTGGCGTACCTGCACGAGAGCTGCCGGGACTGCGTCATCCACTGCGACGTCAAGCCGCAGAACATACTCCTCGACGGATCGTTCGGGCCGAAGATCGCCGACTTCGGGATGGCGAAGCTCATGGCGAGGGATTTGAGCCGGGTGCTGACCACGGCCAGGGGAACCGTCGGGTACCTCGCGCCGGAGTGGATCGGCGGGATGGCCGTCACGCCCAAGGTCGACGTGTACGCCTACGGGATGGTGCTGCTGGAGATCGTGTCCGGGAGGATGAACTCGCAGGaggagtgcggcggcggcggcggtggggacgacgacgacgatgttGTCTACTTCCCGGTCCTGGCCGCGCGAAAGCTTCTGGAGGGGGATGTGATGAGCCTCGTGGATCGAAGGCTGCGCGGCGACGCCGTCGTCGAGGAGGTGGAGAGGGCGTGCAAGGTGGCCTGCTGGTGCATTCAGGACAGCGAAGTTGATCGGCCGACGATGGGGAAGGTGGTCCAGATTCTCGAAGGTCTGGTTGAGGTCGAGATGCCTCCGGTGCCGAGGTTGCTCACGGCTATCGCAGGGAGATCCCATTCGGCCTGCACGTAG
- the LOC140223353 gene encoding uncharacterized protein has product MKGIALLVALAAVLASYCSASSSHHAFPSAEAPAPAPYAEAPVTAHPGSEHGKPHHHGLAPVEPPSYHGSPHHKHHGHHGHHHRHHHDHGAPPSPSPAHHPPPPHHRTPPPHFPPPAHHHAPPPPAHHAPPPHFPTPPTHHSPPPPSHHAPPPHFPPSGHHSPPPPAHHTSPPHFPPPAHQPSHHAPPPHFPPSGHHSPPPPAHHTSPPHFPPPAHHAPPPHFPPPAHHSPPSPAHHLPPPPPSRYPPHVPSHKHSPPPSPSHGKAPPPRGHRKFPPAYSTIAPSPAYYSAISPSNAPLAGQNGASPPWYF; this is encoded by the coding sequence ATGAAGGGCATCGCCCTCCTCGTTGCTCTTGCGGCTGTGCTCGCATCGTACTGCAGCGCCTCATCGTCTCACCATGCCTTCCCGTCGGCAGAAGCACCGGCTCCGGCACCCTATGCCGAGGCGCCGGTGACGGCGCACCCTGGATCCGAGCATGGGAAGCCTCACCACCATGGGTTGGCGCCGGTGGAACCACCGTCGTACCACGGCTCACCTCACCACAAGCACCATGGTCAtcatggccaccaccaccgccaccaccatgaCCATGGAGCTCCGCCAAGCCCTTCCCCTGCTCACCACCCTCCACCCCCTCATCACCGCACGCCACCGCCTCATTTTCCACCTCCCGCTCATCACcatgcaccaccaccaccagctcaCCACGCACCGCCGCCTCATTTTCCAACACCGCCTACTCATCAttcaccgccaccgccttctcACCATGCACCGCCGCCTCATTTTCCACCTTCCGGTCACCATTCACCCCCACCCCCAGCTCACCACACGTCACCGCCTCATTTCCCACCCCCAGCTCACCAGCCTTCTCACCATGCACCGCCGCCTCATTTTCCACCTTCCGGTCACCATTCACCCCCACCCCCAGCTCACCACACGTCACCGCCTCATTTCCCACCCCCAGCTCACCATGCACCTCCACCTCATTTCCCACCCCCTGCTCACCACTCGCCGCCATCCCCAGCGCACCACTTGCCGCCCCCACCTCCATCCCGCTACCCACCGCATGTTCCATCGCACAAGCATTCGCCACCTCCATCGCCTTCTCATGGCAAGGCACCACCACCACGTGGCCACAGGAAATTTCCCCCGGCGTATTCAACTATAGCACCCTCACCAGCTTATTACAGTGCCATCTCCCCTAGTAATGCGCCTCTGGCAGGTCAAAATGGAGCATCACCACCTTGGTATTTTTGA
- the LOC117863063 gene encoding RING-H2 finger protein ATL72, which produces MEYPRRTLLHTPFSGHPSGSSQPLDGAAPTDGGAPGSNFDANVVMILAVLLCALICALGLNSIVRCALRCSSRTVVDPVPNPVTRLAQSGLKRKALRAMPILVYSAGLKLNAANPMCAICLSDFEAGEHVRVLSKCNHGFHVRCIDRWLLARSTCPTCRQSLFGAPQKASGCSEASRVEPAPSRSVLVPLRPEGLVTPYDF; this is translated from the coding sequence ATGGAGTACCCAAGGAGGACATTACTGCACACTCCATTCTCTGGGCATCCCTCTGGTTCGAGCCAGCCACTTGATGGAGCCGCGCCCACGGACGGTGGTGCTCCTGGAAGCAACTTCGACGCAAACGTCGTCATGATCCTGGCTGTTCTTCTCTGCGCACTGATCTGCGCGCTCGGGCTCAATTCAATAGTCCGGTGCGCGCTGCGGTGCTCGAGCCGGACGGTGGTTGATCCTGTGCCGAACCCAGTGACACGTTTGGCTCAGAGTGGGCTGAAGAGGAAGGCCCTACGAGCCATGCCGATCCTGGTCTACTCAGCTGGGCTGAAGCTCAATGCTGCCAACCCGATGTGCGCGATCTGCCTCTCCGACTTTGAGGCTGGAGAGCATGTCAGGGTCCTCTCCAAGTGCAACCATGGGTTCCATGTCAGGTGCATCGACCGATGGCTCTTGGCGCGGTCGACGTGCCCGACATGCCGGCAGTCCCTGTTTGGAGCTCCACAGAAGGCCTCTGGCTGCTCTGAGGCGAGCAGGGTCGAGCCTGCGCCTTCCCGCTCTGTCCTCGTGCCGCTCAGACCTGAAGGTTTGGTCACTCCTTATGATTTTTAG
- the LOC117864699 gene encoding histone H3.2, with amino-acid sequence MARTKQTARKSTGGKAPRKQLATKAARKSAPATGGVKKPHRFRPGTVALREIRKYQKSTELLIRKLPFQRLVREIAQDFKTDLRFQSSAVAALQEAAEAYLVGLFEDTNLCAIHAKRVTIMPKDIQLARRIRGERA; translated from the coding sequence ATGGCCCGCACCAAGCAGACGGCGCGCAAGTCCACAGGCGGCAAGGCTCCCCGCAAGCAGCTGGCCACCAAGGCCGCCCGCAAGTCGGccccggcgaccggcggcgTGAAGAAGCCCCACAGGTTCCGCCCCGGCACCGTCGCGCTCCGTGAGATCCGCAAGTACCAGAAGAGCACGGAGCTCCTGATCCGGAAGCTGCCGTTCCAGCGGCTGGTGCGCGAGATCGCGCAGGACTTCAAGACCGACCTCCGGTTCCAGtcctcggcggtggcggcgctgcaggAGGCCGCTGAGGCGTACCTGGTGGGTCTGTTCGAGGACACCAACCTGTGCGCCATCCACGCCAAGCGCGTCACGATCATGCCCAAAGACATCCAGCTCGCCCGCCGCATCAGGGGCGAGAGGGCCTGA
- the LOC117863304 gene encoding G-type lectin S-receptor-like serine/threonine-protein kinase At2g19130: MLLVLLLFVLIFSPLHAASARDTISPGETLGGSDVIVSSNGKYALGFFKIGSESSGNTSNYWYLGIWINRVPTMTTVWVANEDAPIADLTTAVLTISLDGNLVVLNHVSKSIIWTTQVNVTTNNTVATLSDGGNLILQKSLDLTDVLWQSFDHPTNSLLPGAKLGRDKVTGLNRRLVSRKNWVDQAPGAYSLELDPTGAAQFILVELNSGVTYWSSGVWNGRFFNSIPDMGAYSEFVNNSREVYLTTPFQDVTMVMHLSLEVSGQLKAYVWYEQLQDWVTSAVQPKSQCDVYAICGPYTICNDNVIPSCNCMKGFSIKSLKDWELGDRTGGCIRNKPLDYCSNNKATGSRDGFYNIPCFRLPQNAQSTTVIASEGECAQACLSNCSCTAYSFGDYGCYVWHDELLNVKQQQYSDLTSTKVEFLKVRLAAKELNSWENHRREMLVWVVTSATVALFGLVLLLIIWRNRKIQYFRKFNGVQGGNGIVAFRYIDLKHATKSFSIKLGSGGFGSVYKGFLADSTAIAVKMLDGFRQGEKQFRAEVSSIGIIHHVNLVKLIGFCCEGNKRLLVYEYLPYHSLDVHLFQRSVTFLNWKTRYQVALGVARGLAYLHESCRECIIHCDIKPQNILLDASFTPKIADFGMAKFMQRDSSRALTTMRGTIGYLAPEWLSGVAITTKIDVYSYGMVLLEIISGRRNTSEQCTSCADNDVYFPLQVANNLLKGDVQVLVDPKLCGDFSLEEVERVCKIACWCIQDKDSDRPAMGEVVQFLDGLREVDVPPLPKILQAVAGSPPLLNNM; this comes from the coding sequence ATGCTTCTCGTCCTACTGCTCTTTGTGCTCATCTTCTCCCCGCTACACGCTGCTTCTGCAAGGGACACCATCTCCCCCGGCGAAACCCTCGGTGGCAGCGACGTGATCGTCTCCAGCAACGGCAAGTACGCGCTCGGCTtcttcaaaatcggcagtgagtCTTCTGGCAACACCTCCAACTACTGGTATTTAGGCATATGGATCAACAGAGTCCCCACCATGACTACGGTGTGGGTCGCAAACGAGGATGCTCCGATTGCTGATCTGACGACGGCAGTGCTCACAATCTCCTTAGATGGCAACCTTGTCGTCCTTAACCATGTCTCCAAATCCATCATCTGGACCACCCAAGTCAACGTCACAACCAACAACACGGTAGCAACGCTGTCAGACGGCGGGAACCTCATCCTACAGAAATCTTTGGACCTCACAGATGTCCTATGGCAAAGCTTCGACCACCCTACAAATAGTCTTCTCCCCGGCGCAAAGCTCGGTCGGGACAAGGTCACTGGTCTGAACCGCCGTCTTGTTTCAAGGAAGAACTGGGTCGACCAGGCTCCTGGAGCGTACTCGTTGGAGCTCGACCCCACAGGTGCTGCTCAGTTCATCCTTGTAGAGCTAAACTCTGGCGTAACATATTGGTCCAGTGGAGTCTGGAACGGCCGGTTCTTCAACTCGATACCGgacatgggtgcttattctgaatTTGTGAACAACAGCAGAGAGGTGTATTTGACAACTCCCTTTCAGGACGTGACAATGGTCATGCATCTTTCGTTGGAAGTCTCTGGTCAGTTGAAGGCGTATGTCTGGTACGAGCAGTTACAGGATTGGGTTACTTCTGCTGTCCAACCAAAATCTCAATGTGATGTCTATGCAATTTGTGGACCTTACACAATTTGCAATGATAACGTAATCCCCTCTTGCAACTGTATGAAGGGCTTCTCCATCAAGTCACTTAAGGATTGGGAGCTAGGAGATCGAACAGGTGGGTGTATAAGAAATAAGCCATTAGATTATTGCAGTAACAACAAGGCAACGGGCTCAAGAGATGGATTCTACAACATACCATGCTTCAGATTGCCCCAGAATGCTCAGAGCACAACAGTTATTGCTAGTGAAGGTGAGTGTGCACAAGCTTGCTTAAGTAATTGCTCCTGCACTGCGTACTCCTTTGGCGACTATGGCTGCTACGTCTGGCATGATGAACTGCTTAATGTCAAACAGCAGCAGTATAGTGACCTTACTAGTACTAAGGTGGAATTCCTAAAGGTTCGCCTTGCTGCAAAAGAGTTGAAtagttgggaaaaccatagaaGGGAAATGTTAGTTTGGGTTGTTACCAGTGCAACTGTGGCTTTGTTTGGACTTGTCCTGCTACTGATAATTTGGAGGAACCGAAAAATCCAGTATTTTCGCAAATTTAACGGTGTTCAGGGTGGCAATGGGATTGTTGCATTTAGATACATAGACTTGAAACATGCAACTAAAAGTTTCTCAATCAAGCTAGGGAGCGGTGGTTTTGGCTCTGTTTACAAGGGTTTTTTAGCTGACTCAACTGCCATAGCAGTGAAAATGCTTGACGGTTTTCGTCAAGGAGAGAAACAATTCAGGGCTGAAGTGAGCTCAATCGGAATCATCCACCATGTTAATTTGGTGAAACTGATTGGTTTCTGTTGTGAGGGAAATAAGAGATTGCTAGTTTACGAGTACTTGCCATATCATTCTCTTGATGTTCATCTATTTCAGAGAAGTGTTACATTTCTGAATTGGAAAACTAGGTACCAAGTGGCCCTAGGAGTTGCTAGAGGACTGGCATACTTGCATGAGAGCTGCCGGGAATGTATCATACACTGTGATATTAAACCACAAAACATACTTCTTGATGCATCATTCACTCCTAAAATTGCAGACTTTGGAATGGCAAAGTTCATGCAAAGGGATTCTAGCCGAGCCTTGACAACGATGAGAGGAACTATAGGTTATCTTGCACCTGAATGGCTTAGTGGAGTGGCTATTACAACAAAAATTGATGTTTATAGCTATGGGATGGTGTTGTTGGAAATTATATCAGGAAGGAGAAACACATCCGAACAATGCACTAGTTGTGCTGACAATGATGTTTATTTTCCTCTGCAAGTCGCAAATAATCTTCTCAAGGGCGATGTGCAGGTTTTGGTAGATCCTAAGTTGTGTGGAGATTTCAGTTTGGAAGAGGTTGAACGAGTTTGCAAAATTGCTTGTTGGTGCATCCAAGATAAGGACTCTGATCGACCGGCAATGGGTGAGGTTGTTCAGTTTTTAGACGGTCTACGTGAGGTCGATGTTCCTCCACTCCCAAAAATACTCCAAGCTGTTGCTGGAAGCCCACCATTATTAAACAATATGTAA
- the LOC140223397 gene encoding histone H3.2, protein MARTKQTARKSTGGKAPRKQLATKAARKSAPATGGVKKPHRFRPGTVALREIRKYQKSTELLIRKLPFQRLVREIAQDFKTDLRFQSSAVAALQEAAEAYLVGLFEDTNLCAIHAKRVTIMPKDIQLARRIRGERA, encoded by the coding sequence ATGGCCCGCACCAAGCAGACGGCCCGCAAGTCCACCGGCGGCAAGGCGCCGAGGAAGCAGCTGGCCACCAAGGCCGCCCGCAAGTcggcgccggccaccggcggcgtGAAGAAGCCCCACCGCTTCCGCCCCGGCACCGTCGCGCTCCGGGAGATACGCAAGTACCAGAAGAGCACGGAGCTGCTGATCCGCAAGCTCCCCTTCCAGCGCCTCGTCCGCGAGATCGCGCAGGACTTCAAGACGGACCTGCGGTTCCAGTCCTcggccgtggcggcgctgcAGGAGGCCGCGGAGGCGTACCTCGTGGGGCTGTTCGAGGACACCAACCTCTGCGCGATCCACGCCAAGCGCGTCACCATCATGCCCAAGGACATCCAGCTCGCCCGCCGCATCAGGGGCGAGAGGGCTTGA